A stretch of Planococcus citri chromosome 5, ihPlaCitr1.1, whole genome shotgun sequence DNA encodes these proteins:
- the LOC135848640 gene encoding uncharacterized protein LOC135848640 — protein sequence MIFDQSPVKFYVIFQIFLSVTYTNGYNCKTAAEDPVAKNEENLKCYLFSMLNQHTRPTWADTNATKITIHSWYANLDTLNGIFELRGLINMEWLDYRLTWKPNKHHGLSSLNITDDLIWIPKIQFTNNPAFAYEEFLGPGSTTALNHGVISHVAPFNIRSRCKIGAESRLFLNTHNCQLNFTMNVFHSDFTFSNLTYLDITSPWTITNTQYTYLEENDETESLSVNVTLKRDILSTCLKFARNNTAEQLRCHLLTNYNSSHAPWGRYFHNSKFTIHYADVHASGMFQLIGDLQVEWEDPQLTWEPSKYGKIRSLDIKNDTRRIWKPSFASMNGAFPNNKPLLSSGHLTTVSFRGEVTLVARAINIQGTCHIKTENMPWVDQVCYLQYTTDLLNRLAPPEMGNDLTDVITDMESPWTFDDRYTWGYWSNEYKNNNSYAVKAPIVLRRNMSQYESTRRCILFANTYEEQLKCNLLSNVNSSRPPQQAFLLGPRVDMMISYTDLNIENGIFQTKAVLVMNWIDERMVWNPEKFANQSVLNVEEDAVWKPCFVLNNEAFQDSLNNVSHDEGHYVIQPGSHEHENWTWTSQEKVDSRCNTGGGYLKAFSNGNMSWTPSMNLETRCNMTSNSWPWNPQTCQLNFTFNTVNLTLNLSQTMLPGAQWTITKFARKLPCPSVFKCTFEITLKMKSRSLQIVLCLLFTGVSLITLSSFLISPTNRIKLASKISSLLLLAIFLVILMNSIPHFITCARNFLIGFIELLLIVGISASATAHYVRLARKSISYNALLNMKFSCPKENEYENDTMKTELIEAITPADVESSNKSQNKWLKIAMIIEYSSFTICSIIVVLLMISLMN from the exons ATGATTTTCGACCAAAGTCCGgtgaaattttacgtaatttttcaaatttttctcagcgTAACTTACACAAATGGATACAATTGCAAAACTGCAGCCG AAGATCCTGTTGCCAAGAACGAAGAAAACCTTAAATGCTACCTGTTCTCAATGCTCAATCAACATACACGTCCTACATGGGCCGATACAAACGCCACCAAAATCACTATTCACAGTTGGTATGCGAATttg GATACTCTAAACGGCATCTTTGAATTACGCGGATTGAtaaatatg GAATGGCTCGATTACCGACTCACTTGGAAACCAAACAAACACCATGGCCTATCCTCTTTGAATATTACAGATGATCTGATTTGGATACCCAAAATACAATTCACCAATAA tccaGCGTTTGCTTATGAAGAATTCCTTGGTCCTGGAAGTACAACTGCGTTAAATCATGGAGTAATATCGCACGTAGCACCTTTCAATATACGATCCCGGTGTAAAATCGGAGCAGAGTCTCGATTATTCTTGAATACGCACAATTGCCAGCTCAACTTCACAATGAACGTTTTCCattcagatttcacattttcaaat cttactTATTTGGATATAACATCACCATGGACCATCACAAATACCCAATACACATATCTCgaagaaaatgatgaaacagAATCACTCTCAGTGAACGTGACATTAAAAAGGGACATATTGTCCACATGCCTCAAATTTGCAA GAAATAACACAGCAGAACAACTCAGATGTCACTTGTTAACAAATTATAATTCCTCTCATGCTCCTTGGGGACGTTATTTTCACAACTCGAAGTTCACAATTCATTATGCTGACGTA cATGCTTCAGGGATGTTTCAGTTAATTGGAGATTTGCAAGTG GAATGGGAAGATCCTCAATTAACCTGGGAACCAAGCAAATACGGTAAAATTCGTTCTCTAGATATTAAGAATGATACTCGTCGAATATGGAAACCATCATTTGCATCAATGAa CGGCGCATTTCCCAACAATAAACCGTTACTCAGTTCTGGCCATCTTACTACAGTATCGTTTCGAGGAGAGGTTACACTCGTGGCGAGAGCTATCAATATACAAGGTACATGTCAcatcaaaacagaaaatatgCCGTGGGTAGATCAAGTATGTTACCTTCAATATACAACTGACTTACTCAATAGACTCGCCCCTCCCGAAATGGGGAATGATTTGACC GATGTAATTACTGACATGGAATCACCATGGACGTTCGATGACCGATATACCTGGGGCTATTGGTCGAATGAATACAAGAATAACAATTCTTACGCAGTAAAAGCACCCATTGTACTTCGCCGAAACATGAGTCAATATGAATCCACACGACGATGCATCTTGTTTGCAA aCACCTATGAAGAACAACTCAAATGCAATTTATTATCGAACGTTAACTCTAGCAGACCTCCTCAGCAAGCGTTTCTCTTAGGTCCAAGAGTAGATATGATGATATCCTACACAGATTTG AATATCGAAAACGGAATATTCCAAACGAAAGCGGTGCTAGTAATg AATTGGATAGATGAACGAATGGTCTGGAACCcggaaaaatttgcaaatcagtCTGTTTTAAACGTCGAAGAAGACGCAGTATGGAAACCATGTTTCGTATTGAACAA TGAGGCGTTTCAAGATTCTCTAAACAACGTATCGCATGATGAAGGTCACTATGTGATACAACCAGGGTCACATGAGCACGAAAACTGGACCTGGACGTCGCAAGAGAAGGTAGACTCAAGATGCAACACTGGTGGGGGTTacttgaaagcattttcaaatGGCAACATGTCCTGGACTCCGTCAATGAATCTAGAAACAAGATGCAACATGACTTCTAATAGTTGGCCATGGAATCCTCAAACGTGCCAActcaatttcactttcaataCTGTAAATTTGACTTTGAATTTATCTCAA actaTGTTACCTGGAGCCCAATGGACAATAACCAAGTTTGCAAGAAAACTTCCGTGCCCCAGCGTTTTCAAATGCACTTTTGAAATcaccttgaaaatgaaaagccgTTCATTGCAGATCGTGTTATGTTTGTTATTTACAG GTGTCAGTTTAATAACATTGTCGTCATTTTTGATATCGCCTACGAATAGGATCAAACTGGCTTCAAAAATATCATCTCTGCTACTTCTCGCAATTTTTCTTGTAATATTGATGAATTCAATTCCTCATTTCATCACATGTGCTCGTAATTTCT TGATCGGATTCATTGAGCTATTATTAATAGTGGGAATATCCGCCAGTGCCACTGCCCACTATGTCCGATTGgcaagaaaatcaatttcatataATGCACTGCTGAACATg aaattctCATGTCCCAAAGAAAATGAATACGAAAATGACACAATGAAAACAGAACTAATAGAAGCCATAACGCCTGCGGATGTCGAATCCTCGAATAAGTCTCAAAATAAATGGTTGAAAATAGCAATGATCATTGAATATTCGTCGTTTACGATTTGTTCGATTATTGTTGTGCTTCTTATGATAAGtttgatgaattga